In Pedobacter sp. W3I1, one DNA window encodes the following:
- the metE gene encoding 5-methyltetrahydropteroyltriglutamate--homocysteine S-methyltransferase, with protein sequence MLTQNLGYPRIGSQRELKKICENYWADKTGYKNVLQVGKNIRHENWNLQKEAGIDVIPSNDFSFYDHVLDHSLTFGAIPKRYNEVILKKGNSELDLYFAMARGYQKEGLDVVAMEMTKWFDTNYHYIVPEFYKDQPFKLFSTKIIDEFYEAKQLGIATKPVLIGPVSYLLLGKEKEAGFEKIDLIKNLLPVYIEILSRLDALDVEYVQFDEPFLTLDLTEKDKKAYEYAYKEIRKAFPRLKIVLATYFEGLGNNLALTTSLPVNILHIDLVRAEGQLADVLALLKEDTILSLGLVDGRNIWKNDFEKSVSIINQVAEKRGLDKVWIAPSCSLIHSPVDLDIETNEQNLSAEIKQWLAYAKQKIAEIATLKKLITNESPASTLQKLEENKIAIANRKVSKIIHNPEVKQRVLGLKEQDAERLSPFSSRKIKQQELNLPSYATTTIGSFPQTAEVRSWRAKLKNGTFTVEEYDDLIAKETAKAVNWQEEIDLDVLVHGEFERNDMVEYFGEQLDGFAFSKNGWVQSYGSRCVKPTYYFW encoded by the coding sequence ATGCTAACGCAAAATCTGGGCTATCCGCGAATAGGTAGCCAAAGGGAATTAAAGAAAATCTGCGAAAATTACTGGGCAGATAAAACTGGGTACAAAAATGTACTTCAGGTGGGAAAAAACATTCGCCACGAAAACTGGAACCTTCAAAAAGAAGCTGGAATTGATGTTATTCCATCAAACGACTTTTCTTTTTATGATCATGTGCTCGATCATTCTTTAACTTTTGGGGCAATACCGAAAAGGTATAACGAAGTGATCCTGAAAAAAGGAAATTCTGAACTTGATCTCTATTTTGCCATGGCCAGGGGTTATCAAAAAGAAGGTCTGGATGTGGTAGCGATGGAAATGACCAAATGGTTCGATACCAATTATCATTACATTGTTCCTGAATTTTACAAAGATCAGCCGTTTAAACTTTTCTCCACCAAAATTATCGATGAGTTTTATGAGGCAAAACAATTGGGCATTGCGACTAAGCCTGTTTTAATTGGCCCGGTTTCTTACCTTTTATTGGGAAAAGAAAAAGAAGCTGGCTTTGAAAAGATCGATCTGATCAAAAATCTCCTTCCGGTTTATATCGAAATTTTATCCCGATTAGACGCTTTGGATGTAGAGTATGTTCAGTTTGATGAGCCATTTTTGACTTTAGACCTTACCGAAAAAGACAAAAAAGCTTACGAATATGCTTATAAAGAGATCAGAAAGGCTTTCCCAAGGTTAAAAATTGTTTTGGCTACCTATTTCGAAGGCCTGGGCAATAATTTAGCACTAACTACTTCACTCCCGGTAAATATTTTACATATCGACCTGGTACGTGCTGAAGGTCAATTAGCGGATGTTTTAGCTTTGTTAAAAGAAGATACCATCCTTTCGTTAGGTTTGGTAGACGGAAGAAACATCTGGAAAAATGATTTCGAGAAATCTGTTTCAATCATTAATCAAGTTGCAGAAAAAAGAGGCTTGGATAAAGTGTGGATCGCCCCATCTTGTTCCCTAATCCACTCACCGGTAGATTTAGACATTGAAACCAATGAACAAAATCTGTCGGCAGAAATTAAACAGTGGTTGGCTTATGCGAAACAAAAAATTGCGGAGATAGCTACCTTAAAAAAACTGATCACCAACGAAAGCCCTGCATCTACCCTGCAAAAACTTGAGGAAAATAAGATCGCGATTGCTAACCGTAAAGTTTCTAAAATCATCCACAATCCTGAAGTTAAACAACGTGTTTTAGGATTAAAAGAGCAGGATGCAGAACGTTTAAGTCCGTTTTCGAGCAGAAAAATCAAACAACAGGAGCTTAATCTGCCAAGTTATGCCACTACAACCATCGGATCATTTCCGCAAACGGCAGAAGTGAGAAGCTGGAGAGCAAAACTAAAAAACGGAACTTTTACCGTTGAAGAATATGACGATTTAATCGCCAAAGAAACTGCAAAAGCCGTAAACTGGCAGGAAGAAATCGATCTGGATGTTTTGGTTCATGGTGAATTTGAACGTAACGATATGGTTGAATACTTCGGTGAGCAGCTGGATGGTTTTGCTTTCTCTAAAAATGGTTGGGTGCAGAGTTATGGCTCGCGCTGTGTAAAACCCACCTATTATTTTTGGTGA
- a CDS encoding M14 metallopeptidase family protein, whose product MIKIYFKRLFIAFLMINSCAVLAQEVPTPKSHFGFDIGDDYQLANYTQTEAYFKKLAASSDRIKLVDIGKTEEGRSQYMLIVSSPENLKKLDRYKEISQQLAHAEITSEQAKALAQEGKAVVWIDGGLHANEVVGAHQLIETVYEFASRKDPETQRILDNVIILFTHANPDGQELVSNWYMREKDPKKRTTSGLPVLYEKYAGHDNNRDFFMLNLKETQNIGRQLFVEWIPQIMYNHHQAGPAGTVVAGPPYRDPFNYVFDPTLLTSLDAVGAAMHNRMNVENKPGYTQRGGSVYSTWYNGGLRTTTYFHNMIGLLTEIIGNPTPSEIPLVPSRLLPNGDSPNPITPRKWYFKNSIDYSVSLNYAVLNYAQRYRDELLYNIYQMGRNSIDRGKKDTWSFSPKKIEAINNAAKGEKGAPVAGGDADFGSRRQISMKAFDTVMKAPVNRDPRGYILSADQPDFNSAVKFLNALIRTGIVVQKATASFAVAGKNYPAGSYVVKTDQAFRPHVLDMFEPQDHPNDFKYEGGAPIPPYDAAGWTLAYLMDVKFDRILDDFSGPFEKNPYGQLLKSDHKLPGGSGYVLSAAQNDSYTAVNDLLKNKVEVYRSTGNGDFYVSSAGKSILEKANIKLKSANAPKDKIKISARRIALWDTYGGSMASGWVRFLMEQYHYNATVIYPQDIDAGNLKSKYDVIIFVGGAIPSVQGGGFGNRSFGPKAEEIPQEFRNRLGRITADKSIPELKKFLEAGGNIVTIGSSTNLAYHLNLPVRNAMVEIVNGEEKRLPAEKYYVPGSVLNVGVDTSLPTNWGMEKEADVYFDNSPVFKLTGDAIAAGKIKPLMWFENTTPLRSGWAWGQAYLQDGVTAFEAKVGKGKLLAFGPEIAFRAQTHGTFKLIFNQLYK is encoded by the coding sequence ATGATAAAAATCTACTTTAAAAGGCTTTTTATTGCTTTTTTAATGATAAATAGCTGTGCAGTACTGGCCCAGGAAGTGCCAACGCCAAAATCTCATTTTGGTTTTGATATCGGTGACGATTATCAACTGGCCAATTATACCCAAACAGAAGCTTATTTTAAAAAACTGGCGGCAAGCTCTGATCGCATTAAACTGGTTGATATTGGCAAAACCGAAGAAGGCAGAAGTCAGTATATGTTAATTGTTTCTTCACCAGAAAACCTCAAGAAATTAGACCGCTACAAGGAAATTTCGCAACAGTTGGCACATGCAGAAATTACATCCGAGCAGGCAAAAGCATTAGCCCAGGAAGGTAAAGCGGTTGTTTGGATAGATGGCGGCCTGCATGCCAACGAGGTAGTGGGTGCGCATCAGCTGATCGAAACCGTTTATGAGTTTGCTTCCCGAAAAGATCCTGAAACCCAGCGGATTTTGGATAACGTAATCATCTTGTTTACCCATGCCAACCCTGACGGGCAAGAACTGGTGAGCAATTGGTATATGAGAGAGAAAGACCCCAAGAAAAGAACAACCTCAGGTTTGCCTGTTTTGTATGAAAAATATGCAGGTCATGATAACAACCGTGATTTCTTTATGTTGAACCTTAAAGAAACACAAAATATTGGTCGCCAGCTTTTTGTAGAGTGGATTCCGCAGATTATGTATAACCACCATCAGGCTGGTCCGGCAGGAACCGTTGTTGCAGGCCCACCCTACCGCGATCCTTTCAATTATGTTTTCGACCCAACCTTATTAACCAGTTTAGATGCCGTAGGTGCGGCCATGCACAACCGCATGAATGTAGAAAACAAACCCGGTTATACCCAGCGCGGAGGATCGGTTTATTCTACCTGGTACAATGGAGGGTTAAGAACCACAACCTATTTTCATAACATGATCGGGCTCCTAACCGAAATTATCGGGAACCCCACACCCTCTGAAATTCCGTTGGTTCCTTCGAGATTATTACCAAACGGCGATTCGCCAAACCCGATTACCCCGAGGAAATGGTATTTTAAAAACTCGATCGACTATTCGGTATCGCTAAATTATGCCGTTTTAAATTATGCGCAACGTTACCGCGACGAATTGTTGTACAACATTTACCAGATGGGCAGAAATTCTATTGATCGTGGTAAAAAAGATACCTGGTCTTTTTCTCCTAAAAAAATAGAAGCCATTAATAATGCTGCCAAAGGTGAAAAAGGTGCTCCGGTTGCTGGAGGCGATGCCGATTTTGGCTCCCGACGTCAAATTAGCATGAAAGCTTTTGATACGGTGATGAAAGCTCCTGTAAACAGAGATCCACGGGGATATATTTTATCTGCAGATCAGCCGGATTTTAATTCTGCAGTGAAATTTTTAAATGCTTTGATCAGAACAGGTATCGTGGTTCAAAAAGCAACAGCTTCATTTGCCGTTGCAGGGAAAAATTATCCTGCCGGAAGTTATGTAGTAAAAACGGATCAGGCTTTCCGTCCACACGTTTTGGATATGTTCGAACCGCAAGATCACCCTAATGATTTTAAATACGAAGGAGGCGCACCCATACCACCATATGATGCGGCTGGATGGACATTAGCCTATTTGATGGATGTTAAATTTGATCGGATTCTCGACGATTTTTCTGGTCCTTTTGAGAAAAACCCTTATGGGCAATTATTAAAATCTGATCATAAATTGCCAGGTGGATCGGGCTATGTGTTAAGTGCGGCGCAAAACGATTCTTACACTGCAGTAAACGATCTATTAAAAAATAAAGTTGAGGTTTACCGCTCTACCGGGAATGGCGATTTTTATGTTTCATCAGCAGGGAAATCAATACTGGAAAAAGCCAATATCAAATTAAAAAGCGCAAATGCGCCAAAAGATAAAATTAAAATTTCCGCCAGAAGAATTGCCCTTTGGGATACCTATGGAGGCTCAATGGCATCGGGTTGGGTGCGCTTTTTAATGGAGCAATATCATTATAACGCAACGGTAATTTATCCGCAGGATATTGATGCCGGAAACTTAAAATCTAAGTATGATGTAATTATTTTTGTGGGAGGAGCAATACCATCGGTACAAGGAGGAGGGTTTGGAAACAGGTCTTTTGGGCCAAAAGCAGAAGAAATTCCTCAGGAATTTAGGAATCGTTTAGGTAGGATTACTGCAGATAAATCGATTCCTGAATTAAAGAAATTCTTAGAAGCAGGTGGCAATATTGTAACCATTGGTAGCAGTACTAATTTAGCCTATCATTTAAATCTTCCTGTGCGTAATGCAATGGTAGAAATTGTAAACGGAGAGGAAAAACGGTTACCAGCTGAAAAATATTATGTTCCGGGAAGTGTTTTGAATGTTGGCGTAGATACCAGCTTGCCAACAAATTGGGGAATGGAGAAAGAGGCCGACGTTTATTTCGATAATAGTCCTGTTTTTAAGCTCACAGGCGACGCCATTGCAGCTGGAAAGATTAAACCATTAATGTGGTTCGAAAACACCACACCGCTGCGCAGTGGCTGGGCCTGGGGCCAGGCTTATTTGCAAGATGGTGTAACCGCTTTTGAAGCAAAAGTTGGCAAAGGAAAATTGCTTGCCTTCGGGCCGGAAATTGCTTTTAGGGCGCAAACGCATGGTACTTTTAAACTGATATTTAATCAGTTGTATAAGTAA
- a CDS encoding DsbA family oxidoreductase, giving the protein MKVEIWSDVMCPFCYIGKRHFEQAIEKLPFKNEIEVDWKSYQLNPEYHNTNNETVYDYLSRSKGMPIEQAKQMTKQVVDMAASAGLTMDFDANIPANTFNAHRLIHLAAKHNLQDLAEEKLFEAHFVNSKNIGETNVLIDLAVEIGLDKDEAESVLNGNEFAEAVRYDIYESQNLGIRGVPYFVMDRKYGVSGAQPVQAFTDALTKSFTEWKESQPKTRLTSLNKNDDAVCDENGCEI; this is encoded by the coding sequence ATGAAAGTAGAAATCTGGTCGGACGTAATGTGTCCGTTTTGCTATATCGGAAAAAGACATTTTGAACAGGCGATAGAAAAATTGCCTTTCAAAAACGAAATTGAAGTGGATTGGAAGAGTTATCAGCTCAACCCTGAGTACCACAATACCAATAACGAAACCGTTTACGATTATCTTTCTCGAAGCAAGGGAATGCCAATCGAGCAGGCTAAACAAATGACCAAGCAGGTAGTTGATATGGCTGCAAGTGCAGGTTTAACTATGGATTTTGACGCCAATATTCCTGCCAATACCTTTAACGCTCACCGTTTAATCCATTTGGCGGCAAAGCATAACCTTCAGGATTTAGCAGAAGAAAAGTTATTCGAAGCCCATTTCGTAAACAGTAAAAATATTGGTGAAACGAATGTCTTGATTGATCTTGCCGTAGAAATTGGTTTGGATAAAGATGAGGCGGAATCAGTTTTGAATGGAAATGAGTTTGCTGAGGCTGTTCGTTATGATATTTATGAAAGCCAGAACCTGGGCATTAGAGGGGTTCCTTATTTTGTAATGGACCGCAAATACGGTGTTTCGGGTGCTCAACCTGTTCAGGCTTTTACTGATGCGCTTACTAAAAGTTTTACAGAGTGGAAGGAATCTCAACCCAAAACCAGGCTGACTTCATTAAATAAAAATGATGATGCGGTTTGTGATGAAAATGGTTGTGAGATATAG
- a CDS encoding DUF3820 family protein, producing MLDPTLLLDLVKMQMPYGKYKGYLICNIPESYLLWYKDKGFPKGKLGDLMATMFEIRVNGLEYLLTPLKNQR from the coding sequence ATGTTAGACCCCACCTTGTTGCTCGATTTAGTTAAAATGCAAATGCCCTATGGAAAATACAAAGGTTACCTGATCTGCAATATCCCCGAAAGTTATCTGCTGTGGTATAAGGATAAAGGCTTCCCGAAAGGAAAATTGGGCGATTTAATGGCTACGATGTTCGAAATACGGGTAAATGGTTTAGAGTATCTGTTAACGCCGTTGAAAAATCAGCGGTGA
- a CDS encoding ATP-binding protein has translation MESQIIRSLQPIILDKLGKNKVILIFGTRRVGKTWLVENIIKDANIDYLSLNGEDQDVQVLLSTRTAANYKRVLGSAKLLVIDEAQVIPEIGKILKLLIDTFKDLTIIASGSSTFDLSNQTGEPLTGRSLTYYLYPIAQVELDKQENALQTAQNLEERLIFGSYPELFHLSSLAEKAQYLIELVKSYLLKDILMYENIQNSAKLLELLKLIAYQVGSEVSIDEISRTLGISKNTVDRYLDLLSKVFIIYKVGGYSNNLRKEVTKSSKWYFYDNGIRNAIINDFRLIALRNDQGLLWENYCFSERIKKMEYEQQSAIYYFWRTYDQQEIDLIEVKNGEILAADFKWGNQKKKIPGFFAKNYPQATFAVINKENYLDFIL, from the coding sequence ATGGAAAGTCAAATTATTAGATCTTTACAACCAATTATTCTCGACAAATTAGGGAAGAATAAGGTAATCCTGATCTTTGGTACCAGAAGAGTAGGGAAAACCTGGCTTGTAGAAAATATCATCAAAGATGCCAACATTGACTATCTATCCTTAAATGGGGAAGATCAGGATGTACAGGTATTATTATCTACACGAACTGCGGCCAACTATAAAAGAGTTTTAGGAAGTGCCAAATTACTTGTGATTGATGAAGCTCAGGTAATCCCTGAAATTGGAAAAATATTAAAGTTGCTGATCGATACTTTCAAAGATCTGACCATCATTGCAAGTGGATCATCTACTTTTGATCTTTCGAACCAAACAGGAGAGCCACTAACGGGAAGAAGTTTAACCTATTATCTTTATCCTATAGCACAGGTTGAATTGGACAAACAGGAAAATGCTTTACAAACTGCGCAGAACCTCGAAGAACGCTTAATTTTTGGATCGTACCCAGAATTATTCCATTTAAGTTCTTTGGCTGAAAAAGCACAATATTTAATAGAACTGGTAAAATCATATCTGCTAAAAGATATCTTGATGTACGAGAACATCCAGAACAGTGCTAAATTATTGGAGTTATTAAAACTTATTGCATACCAAGTGGGGTCAGAAGTTTCAATTGATGAGATTTCGCGCACTTTGGGCATCAGCAAAAATACGGTAGATCGCTATCTTGATTTACTTTCGAAAGTCTTTATCATTTACAAAGTTGGCGGATACAGTAATAACTTACGTAAGGAGGTTACAAAATCTTCTAAATGGTATTTCTATGATAACGGCATTCGGAACGCTATTATTAATGATTTTAGATTAATTGCGCTCCGGAATGATCAAGGACTTTTATGGGAAAATTATTGTTTTAGCGAGCGCATCAAAAAAATGGAATATGAACAGCAAAGTGCTATCTATTATTTTTGGAGAACTTATGATCAACAGGAAATTGACCTAATAGAGGTTAAAAATGGAGAAATTTTAGCTGCTGATTTTAAATGGGGCAATCAAAAAAAGAAAATACCCGGATTTTTTGCTAAAAATTACCCACAAGCCACGTTTGCTGTAATAAACAAAGAAAATTATTTAGATTTTATATTATAA
- the mfd gene encoding transcription-repair coupling factor produces the protein MNIRDLINRYKTDDRVTLFTKALNSSKNPKIQLKGLVGSADAIVALSSYFILHKPILFVLPDREEAAYFQSDLESVLDKQVLLFPSSYRKSFDFTQVDTANVLARAEVLNELNHDSEYGKIVVSYPEAIAEKVIDRSALEKNTLEISLGAKLGIDFINEFLIDYDFDRRDFVYEPGQFSIRGGIVDIFSFSSDLPYRIEFFGDEVESIRSFEIESQLSVEDVKSLTIVPNVQAKFLTESNISILDYIDQDTQLWFKDVEFTLDIIKAGFKKAVELWKALSVTDKTQNPEWIDPKFAFTDEKLLGDHLQDFPIIEFGKQFFYKTDNRFEFETKPQPSFNKDFNLLIHNLKENEKAGIVNFIFTDSPKQIERLYAILEDIDKTAKFTPINSMLREGFIDPQIQTAFYTDHQIFDRYYKYKLKKGYQKSQAITLKDLRELKSGDYVTHIDHGIGKYAGLEKVEVNGKTQEMIRLIYADNDLLYVNINSLNRIAKYSGKESGVPKMNKLGTDAWDKLKKTTKKKVKDIARDLIKLYALRKTQAGTAFSPDSYLQTELEASFIYEDTPDQLKATQDVKKDMESPHPMDRLVCGDVGFGKTEIAVRAAFKAVAEGKQAAILVPTTILALQHFKTFSSRLKDFPVTVDYINRFKTSKQIKDTLAEAASGKVDILIGTHRLLSKDVKFKDLGIMIIDEEQKFGVTAKERLKAVRVNVDTLTLTATPIPRTLHFSLMGARDLSIISTPPPNRQPVSTELHVFNDKLIQEAVQFELDRGGQVFFIHNRVNDLMQLGGLIQKLIPKARIGIAHGKLDGDQLEDVMLDFINGEKDVLVATTIIEAGLDIPNANTIIINHAHMFGLSDLHQMRGRVGRSNKKAFCYLLSPPLSTLTSEARKRLSAIEEFSDLGSGFNVAMRDLDIRGSGNLLGAEQSGFIAEIGFEMYHKILDEAIQELKEAEFKGLFENEPARPFVGFTQVDTDLELYIPDAYITNITERYNLYTELSKLNNEAELAIFEKHLADRFGPVPPQVKTMLSVVRLQWLGKKLGFEKISFKKNSLRGYFLSDKQSAYFDSNTFTRILTFAQNHPRMCNLKEVKNTLRIAFDNVSTVEEAIQTLELID, from the coding sequence TTGAACATCCGCGATTTAATAAACAGATACAAAACCGACGACAGGGTAACCCTATTTACCAAAGCGTTGAACAGCAGCAAAAACCCAAAGATACAATTAAAGGGATTGGTGGGTTCGGCTGACGCTATCGTTGCACTTTCTTCTTATTTCATATTACACAAGCCCATCCTGTTCGTTTTGCCAGACAGGGAAGAAGCCGCTTATTTTCAATCTGACCTTGAAAGTGTATTGGATAAGCAGGTTTTATTGTTCCCTTCTTCGTACCGCAAATCTTTCGATTTTACACAGGTAGATACTGCTAATGTGCTGGCCCGTGCAGAGGTATTGAATGAGCTGAACCACGATTCGGAGTACGGCAAAATTGTGGTTTCTTACCCCGAAGCCATTGCTGAAAAGGTAATTGACCGCTCTGCATTAGAAAAAAACACATTAGAAATTAGTTTAGGCGCCAAGTTGGGCATTGATTTTATTAATGAATTTTTAATTGATTACGATTTCGACAGAAGAGACTTTGTTTACGAACCAGGGCAGTTTTCTATCCGCGGTGGCATTGTAGATATATTTTCATTCTCGTCTGACCTTCCTTATCGCATCGAATTTTTTGGCGATGAAGTAGAAAGTATCAGAAGTTTTGAGATCGAAAGTCAATTATCTGTAGAAGATGTTAAATCGTTAACCATTGTACCGAATGTTCAGGCGAAGTTTCTAACCGAAAGCAATATCAGCATTCTTGATTATATTGATCAGGATACGCAACTTTGGTTTAAGGATGTTGAGTTTACCCTTGATATCATTAAAGCCGGTTTTAAGAAAGCGGTTGAACTTTGGAAAGCTTTATCTGTGACAGATAAAACCCAAAACCCTGAATGGATTGATCCGAAGTTTGCCTTTACAGACGAAAAATTACTGGGCGATCATCTACAGGATTTTCCTATTATCGAATTCGGCAAGCAGTTTTTTTATAAAACGGATAACCGTTTTGAGTTTGAAACCAAACCGCAACCTTCATTCAACAAAGATTTCAATCTCCTGATCCATAATTTAAAGGAGAACGAAAAGGCCGGAATCGTTAATTTTATTTTTACCGATTCGCCAAAACAGATCGAACGGTTATATGCTATTTTAGAGGATATTGATAAAACGGCCAAGTTTACGCCGATCAATAGCATGCTGCGTGAGGGTTTTATAGATCCGCAGATTCAGACTGCATTTTATACCGATCACCAAATTTTTGATCGTTACTATAAGTACAAGCTTAAAAAAGGTTATCAGAAAAGCCAGGCCATTACCCTAAAAGATTTAAGAGAGCTGAAATCTGGCGATTATGTTACTCATATTGATCACGGGATTGGTAAATATGCCGGGCTCGAAAAAGTTGAGGTAAATGGAAAAACCCAGGAGATGATCCGTTTAATTTATGCTGATAACGACCTGCTTTATGTAAACATCAACTCGCTAAACCGCATTGCCAAATACAGTGGCAAAGAAAGCGGTGTGCCTAAGATGAACAAACTGGGTACTGATGCCTGGGACAAGCTAAAAAAAACTACTAAAAAAAAAGTTAAAGACATCGCCCGGGACTTGATCAAACTTTATGCTTTGCGTAAAACCCAGGCCGGAACTGCATTCTCGCCAGATAGCTATTTACAAACCGAACTGGAGGCTTCTTTTATTTACGAAGATACCCCCGATCAGTTAAAAGCTACCCAGGATGTGAAAAAGGATATGGAATCGCCACATCCAATGGATCGATTGGTGTGTGGTGATGTTGGCTTCGGAAAAACAGAGATTGCGGTACGTGCTGCATTTAAGGCAGTAGCAGAAGGCAAACAGGCGGCGATCCTGGTACCAACAACCATTCTGGCTTTACAGCATTTTAAAACCTTCTCATCACGTTTAAAAGATTTCCCAGTTACGGTAGACTATATCAACCGTTTTAAAACCAGTAAACAGATTAAAGATACACTGGCCGAAGCTGCTTCAGGCAAAGTTGATATTTTAATCGGCACACATCGTTTATTAAGTAAGGACGTGAAGTTTAAAGATCTCGGCATCATGATTATAGATGAAGAGCAGAAATTTGGTGTTACCGCAAAAGAAAGGTTAAAAGCAGTACGTGTAAATGTTGATACTTTAACGCTTACAGCAACCCCGATTCCTAGAACATTGCATTTTTCTTTAATGGGTGCCAGGGATTTATCGATCATCAGTACACCGCCGCCAAACCGGCAGCCGGTGAGTACCGAGTTACATGTTTTTAACGACAAGCTGATTCAGGAGGCCGTTCAGTTTGAATTAGACCGCGGCGGACAGGTTTTCTTTATCCATAACCGGGTAAACGACCTGATGCAACTAGGTGGACTAATCCAGAAACTGATTCCAAAAGCCAGGATTGGTATTGCGCATGGAAAATTAGATGGAGATCAACTGGAAGATGTAATGCTGGATTTCATTAATGGAGAAAAAGATGTTTTGGTGGCAACCACAATTATCGAGGCTGGTTTAGATATCCCCAATGCCAATACCATTATCATCAACCATGCGCATATGTTTGGTTTGAGCGATCTGCACCAGATGCGTGGCAGGGTAGGCCGAAGCAATAAAAAGGCATTCTGTTATTTGCTTTCACCACCTTTATCTACCTTAACTTCCGAAGCACGTAAACGCTTAAGCGCCATTGAAGAGTTTTCTGATCTGGGCAGTGGCTTTAATGTGGCCATGCGCGATTTGGATATCCGTGGAAGCGGAAACTTACTGGGTGCCGAGCAGAGTGGTTTCATTGCCGAAATCGGTTTCGAAATGTACCATAAAATATTGGATGAAGCCATTCAGGAACTAAAAGAGGCAGAGTTTAAAGGCTTATTCGAAAATGAACCTGCCCGTCCGTTTGTAGGCTTTACACAGGTAGATACCGATCTTGAATTGTATATTCCAGATGCTTACATTACCAATATTACCGAGCGGTATAATTTATATACAGAACTTTCTAAACTCAATAACGAGGCTGAATTAGCCATTTTTGAAAAACATTTAGCTGATCGTTTCGGCCCGGTTCCACCACAGGTAAAAACCATGCTCAGTGTGGTGCGTTTACAGTGGCTGGGCAAAAAATTGGGTTTTGAGAAAATCAGCTTTAAGAAAAATAGTTTACGCGGATATTTCTTGAGTGATAAACAATCAGCTTATTTTGATTCGAATACTTTTACCAGGATTTTAACCTTTGCGCAAAATCATCCACGTATGTGCAATTTAAAAGAGGTAAAAAACACGTTGAGGATCGCTTTCGATAATGTAAGTACCGTTGAAGAAGCGATCCAAACTTTGGAGCTAATTGATTAA
- a CDS encoding DUF2752 domain-containing protein encodes MKYIKSFPLELFFWVAALVLLGTANSHEHHFTLCPLANLGFEDWCPGCGIGRSISHILHGEFTESFSEHWFGFPALLIIVYRIYTLIKNKNKFKISTTNT; translated from the coding sequence ATGAAATACATTAAAAGCTTTCCACTAGAACTTTTTTTCTGGGTAGCGGCTTTAGTATTACTGGGAACAGCGAATAGCCACGAGCATCACTTTACACTTTGTCCCTTAGCCAATTTAGGCTTTGAAGACTGGTGTCCGGGATGTGGTATAGGCAGGTCAATCAGTCATATTTTACATGGCGAGTTTACCGAAAGCTTTTCCGAACATTGGTTTGGGTTTCCGGCGCTTTTGATAATAGTTTATAGAATTTACACATTGATAAAAAATAAAAATAAGTTTAAAATTTCAACCACAAATACATAG
- a CDS encoding TM2 domain-containing protein: MDIFQSPLMSLPGITPEEFSYLQQATTGLTEQQLRNFLMVYSSKRKNPSDMLIFCLIGLFAVPGLQRFIIGQIGMGILYLLTAGLCFIGSIIDVVNHKTLAFEHNQKMVFESLQMVRMGGFQ, translated from the coding sequence ATGGATATATTTCAATCACCTCTAATGTCGTTACCAGGCATAACGCCAGAAGAATTCTCATATTTACAACAGGCCACCACCGGATTAACCGAGCAGCAGTTGCGTAACTTCTTAATGGTTTACAGCAGCAAAAGGAAAAACCCATCAGATATGCTTATATTCTGTTTAATCGGTTTATTTGCTGTTCCCGGATTGCAAAGGTTTATCATCGGGCAGATCGGAATGGGTATTTTATATCTCTTAACCGCAGGCTTATGTTTTATCGGATCGATCATCGATGTGGTAAACCACAAAACCCTGGCTTTTGAGCATAACCAGAAAATGGTTTTTGAAAGTTTACAGATGGTAAGAATGGGCGGGTTTCAGTAA